A genomic stretch from Elusimicrobiota bacterium includes:
- a CDS encoding HAMP domain-containing protein, which translates to MKIRSKVILYALFFAVASGGVMEWCYLNIRREEAAFLNGRRAMKTLAAVTDIDYFLVRQVRLLENYVLLGDESERLQLVQADSQMQQRLAEWEQAAQEGRAHGEELSVVQSIQESIRVPSNRIRGLIAKAKRTQAMALVEKEFTPASEQALKLFNEVKSRVESAKAESELRVLDELRRNHLGLMGGLALVALFGLGFLLALYRSVIRPIQKMRQWADRVARGEKGHAMAAFAGKNELTDLAQSIGEMAIQLTRPKASPPPSIDPKIPMGPSPEKPLPMEPPPLGVPIPTPPPGPSLESFFPVPTAPPVGVPMDSIPPTAPSAPPPKPLDDFEESVNEFREILTQLAGKVDPKSHRQG; encoded by the coding sequence ATGAAGATCCGGTCGAAAGTCATTCTCTATGCGTTATTTTTTGCGGTGGCCTCGGGGGGGGTGATGGAATGGTGTTACCTGAATATTCGCCGGGAAGAAGCGGCGTTCCTTAATGGCCGGAGGGCCATGAAAACCTTGGCGGCGGTAACGGATATTGACTATTTCCTGGTGCGCCAGGTTCGATTGCTTGAAAATTATGTTCTCCTGGGAGACGAATCGGAACGACTTCAATTGGTTCAAGCCGATAGTCAAATGCAGCAACGGTTAGCGGAATGGGAACAGGCGGCCCAAGAAGGTAGAGCCCATGGGGAGGAATTGTCCGTCGTCCAATCGATTCAAGAATCCATTCGGGTTCCGTCCAACCGAATTCGGGGACTCATTGCTAAAGCTAAACGGACTCAAGCCATGGCTCTGGTGGAAAAAGAATTTACGCCCGCCAGTGAACAGGCGCTCAAATTATTTAATGAAGTGAAGAGTCGCGTGGAGTCGGCAAAGGCCGAGTCTGAGTTGCGGGTTTTGGATGAGTTGCGGCGAAACCATTTGGGGTTGATGGGCGGACTGGCCCTTGTGGCCCTTTTTGGGCTGGGTTTCCTGTTGGCTCTTTACCGGTCGGTGATTCGTCCGATCCAAAAAATGCGCCAATGGGCGGACCGGGTGGCCCGGGGAGAAAAAGGCCACGCCATGGCGGCCTTCGCGGGGAAAAACGAGTTAACGGACCTGGCCCAAAGCATCGGCGAAATGGCCATCCAACTGACTCGCCCCAAGGCCTCTCCTCCTCCCAGCATCGACCCGAAGATTCCCATGGGGCCTTCCCCTGAGAAGCCGCTCCCCATGGAGCCTCCCCCTCTGGGTGTCCCCATCCCCACACCCCCACCGGGCCCGTCTCTTGAGAGTTTTTTCCCGGTCCCCACCGCTCCCCCAGTGGGGGTTCCGATGGATTCCATCCCACCCACCGCCCCTTCCGCTCCTCCCCCCAAACCCCTCGACGATTTTGAAGAATCCGTAAACGAGTTCAGGGAAATCCTAACCCAATTGGCCGGAAAAGTAGATCCAAAATCACACCGCCAAGGATAA
- the fliS gene encoding flagellar export chaperone FliS: MNAIQKNYLAREVESASPAKLVLMLYDGVLSAIGKAEVEIAAKRVPEAHHQLIKAQDIVLSLANGLNMEAGGSIAQSLYLLYDFIYDALVRANLNKDSEPLQKIKEILITIRDAWDDGVVQGKPPPVSVEAA, translated from the coding sequence ATGAACGCCATCCAGAAAAACTACTTAGCCCGTGAAGTGGAATCGGCCTCTCCCGCAAAATTGGTTTTGATGTTGTATGACGGCGTTTTGTCCGCGATCGGAAAAGCGGAAGTGGAAATCGCCGCCAAGCGTGTGCCCGAAGCGCACCACCAGCTGATCAAAGCCCAAGACATTGTTCTTTCGCTGGCCAACGGGTTGAACATGGAGGCCGGGGGATCCATCGCCCAAAGTCTCTATCTTCTTTATGATTTCATTTACGACGCCCTTGTCCGTGCCAACCTCAATAAAGATTCGGAACCCCTTCAAAAGATCAAAGAAATCTTGATCACGATCCGAGACGCCTGGGACGACGGGGTCGTTCAAGGGAAACCTCCCCCCGTCTCAGTGGAAGCCGCCTAA
- a CDS encoding nodulation protein NfeD, which yields MRISRWLALGGTFLLLGTGFRSAPTEGHGSSGPLFRMELTGTVDPVTKDYLLDGLRRAREAGASAVLIRMDTPGGLLDATRDIVAGILNSPVPIIVYVGPQGARAASAGVFITLAADVAAMAPQTHLGAAHPVSVGGGLPFMPGGKKDKETGEENKNNTSVMEEKAVSDTSAYARTLATTKGRNAEWAEQAVRKSVSLTSDEALKSNVIDLVAKDEDDLIRKLSGRVIKKGGVTLTLQLEQAARVDYLMSPLRQWLHLIANPNVAYLLLVLGFYALVYEFSAPGIGLGAITGIICLVLAFFSLQVLPLNFAGLALLVAGLIMMGLDIVVGSHGLLIFGGLVSFALGSFFLFDANQAVFRVSMLLILAILATSGGFFGLVVRKIWIARRKKPVTGIDGLMGQTAEVRDGGMVFVEGALWTVESGAEGLPPGTRVRVEKVLGNRLIVRKEA from the coding sequence ATGAGAATTTCTCGATGGTTGGCTTTGGGGGGGACATTTCTCCTTCTAGGCACAGGCTTTCGAAGCGCCCCGACGGAGGGACACGGATCGTCCGGCCCCCTGTTCCGGATGGAACTCACGGGAACGGTTGACCCCGTGACGAAGGATTATCTTCTGGACGGACTCCGGCGCGCTCGCGAAGCCGGGGCCTCCGCGGTTCTTATTCGCATGGACACTCCGGGCGGATTGTTGGACGCCACGCGAGACATTGTCGCGGGGATTTTGAATTCCCCTGTTCCCATTATTGTCTATGTGGGGCCCCAAGGGGCCCGGGCGGCTTCCGCCGGCGTTTTCATCACGCTGGCCGCCGACGTGGCCGCCATGGCCCCTCAAACCCATTTGGGGGCTGCCCATCCTGTATCAGTGGGAGGCGGATTACCGTTCATGCCGGGTGGAAAAAAGGACAAAGAGACAGGAGAGGAAAATAAAAACAATACGTCGGTGATGGAAGAAAAAGCGGTGTCGGACACCTCCGCCTACGCCCGAACCCTGGCCACAACAAAGGGGCGGAACGCGGAGTGGGCCGAGCAAGCGGTCCGGAAAAGCGTTTCCCTCACCTCGGATGAAGCACTGAAGAGCAACGTCATCGACCTCGTGGCGAAAGACGAGGACGACTTGATTCGGAAACTTTCGGGACGCGTCATCAAAAAAGGGGGCGTCACGTTGACGCTCCAGCTCGAACAGGCGGCCCGGGTGGATTATCTCATGAGCCCCCTCCGGCAATGGCTTCACCTGATTGCCAATCCCAATGTGGCCTACCTCCTCCTGGTGTTGGGGTTTTACGCTCTGGTCTACGAATTTTCCGCTCCCGGTATTGGGTTGGGTGCGATCACAGGGATTATCTGTCTCGTCTTGGCCTTCTTTTCCCTTCAAGTTCTTCCGCTCAATTTCGCGGGATTGGCCCTCCTGGTAGCCGGGTTGATCATGATGGGCCTGGATATCGTCGTGGGATCCCACGGACTCCTCATTTTCGGCGGATTGGTTTCCTTCGCTCTGGGATCCTTCTTTCTCTTTGACGCCAACCAGGCCGTCTTCCGGGTTTCGATGCTGCTCATTTTGGCCATCCTCGCCACCTCGGGCGGGTTCTTCGGTTTAGTGGTTCGAAAGATATGGATCGCTCGACGCAAAAAACCCGTCACCGGGATCGATGGCTTAATGGGCCAAACGGCGGAGGTTCGGGACGGGGGAATGGTTTTCGTGGAGGGAGCGTTGTGGACCGTGGAATCCGGTGCCGAAGGGCTTCCCCCAGGCACACGGGTACGTGTGGAAAAAGTTTTAGGGAATCGTTTGATCGTTCGTAAGGAGGCGTAA
- a CDS encoding slipin family protein has product MLFPIVVVGLVLWLLVTAIRVANEYERGVILRLGRFHSVKGPGLFLAIPFNVDKVYKVDLRTVTWDVPVQEVITKDNVPCKVNAVCYFNVIDPERAVLKVQDYRMATSQIAQTTLRSVLGQVDFDELLSQREKINTKLQQIIDQQTDPWGIKVLIVEVKDVQVPESMQRAMAHQAEAERDRRAKIITAEGEFQAAQKLADAARIIGGEPAAMQLRFLQAAKDISGDKGSTFILPIPIELLKFLGKN; this is encoded by the coding sequence ATGTTATTTCCAATCGTTGTGGTGGGGTTGGTTTTGTGGTTGCTGGTGACAGCGATCCGCGTTGCCAACGAGTATGAAAGGGGTGTGATTCTTCGGTTGGGCCGGTTCCATTCCGTCAAAGGGCCGGGTCTTTTCTTAGCCATTCCCTTTAACGTGGACAAGGTGTATAAAGTCGATCTTCGCACCGTCACGTGGGATGTCCCTGTCCAAGAAGTCATCACCAAAGACAACGTCCCCTGCAAAGTCAACGCGGTTTGCTACTTCAACGTGATCGACCCGGAACGCGCGGTTCTGAAAGTTCAAGATTACCGCATGGCCACATCCCAAATTGCCCAGACCACCCTGCGAAGCGTTTTGGGTCAGGTGGATTTTGACGAACTTTTGAGCCAACGCGAGAAGATCAACACCAAACTTCAGCAGATCATCGATCAACAGACAGATCCCTGGGGCATCAAGGTTTTAATCGTTGAAGTTAAAGATGTCCAAGTGCCGGAATCCATGCAACGGGCCATGGCGCACCAGGCCGAAGCCGAACGGGACCGACGAGCCAAGATCATCACGGCGGAAGGCGAATTTCAGGCGGCCCAAAAATTAGCGGACGCGGCCCGCATTATCGGGGGGGAACCCGCGGCGATGCAACTCCGTTTCCTTCAAGCCGCCAAAGACATTAGCGGCGACAAAGGCTCGACCTTTATCCTGCCGATTCCGATTGAACTCCTAAAGTTCTTAGGTAAAAATTAA
- the fliD gene encoding flagellar filament capping protein FliD, with the protein MPKIGGIVSGLDTSGILEQLKSIAQRPIVALQARQTQLDLKTAAWDSMSAKFNALRVSATAVTNKFATKPTKASSSDATLLEAQVTGTAQEGVRVVRVLQMARGEESLSNRFAAIDSEVMASGTITLGVGDGTLDRDLTSTMSLSMLNNGAGVTLGSIRITDRSGASAVVDLTGHTTVQDVLDDISGLAGVNVTAKLNSNGTGILLQDDTGLTTGALTVEEEGGSTAASLNLLGTSTTGILEGGDLAPLYQITVDSSNNTLAGIRDAINAFGGPFSAAIVNDGDATQPYRLSIVSRYSGESAQIALTSSDPGLTFIETQTAQDAQVEIGTTAPQLFKSRTNVFASAIQGVSFTLAAADVNKTVDIKVESNVQDAVSTVKTFIESYNAIVSALAKENSYNAETKSKGGPLFNNPLLSTAVAGITDSIISPVNGLSTQVSSLFQIGVKAGQGGLLEIDEAILSDWTKNNFTDVQALFTSTLNGALAATRTASSTASGYDVNRVSNGVIDPVRFGPDPSDGWMDDTASTFPDYVTLQFSSPRTVTRAVVHTLDTDANPVASWGLKDYDLQALRIGGNPAEESHWTSLASVRGNTRGVNSQVINYFTEQLRVKVLDVHAADGLSRIVEFEAFEATGTSRRTSAFISRIADNVDGIFSSARKEVTEERNRLETQISATNERVDREMARLEKQFIQMEQAMSRNQTNSQALSNFLNNGVVQSSSR; encoded by the coding sequence ATGCCTAAAATTGGTGGAATTGTCTCAGGGTTGGATACGTCGGGGATTTTGGAACAGTTAAAATCCATTGCCCAACGACCCATCGTTGCGCTCCAAGCGCGGCAGACGCAATTGGATTTAAAAACAGCGGCCTGGGACAGCATGTCCGCGAAATTTAACGCGTTGCGTGTTTCCGCCACAGCGGTGACCAACAAGTTTGCGACGAAACCAACCAAAGCCAGTTCCAGTGACGCCACACTTCTCGAGGCTCAGGTGACAGGGACTGCCCAGGAGGGGGTCCGCGTGGTTCGGGTTCTCCAGATGGCGCGGGGGGAGGAAAGCCTTTCCAACCGGTTCGCGGCCATCGACAGTGAGGTCATGGCGTCGGGCACGATTACGTTGGGCGTGGGTGACGGGACCCTTGACCGTGACCTGACCTCCACGATGTCTCTTTCCATGTTAAACAACGGCGCGGGCGTGACCTTAGGGTCGATCCGGATCACCGATCGAAGCGGTGCTTCCGCCGTGGTCGATCTGACTGGACACACAACCGTTCAAGATGTCTTGGATGATATTTCGGGATTGGCCGGTGTGAACGTCACCGCGAAACTGAACAGCAACGGGACCGGGATTCTTCTCCAGGACGATACAGGGCTCACCACGGGAGCGTTGACCGTGGAAGAAGAGGGGGGGAGCACCGCTGCCTCTCTTAACCTATTGGGGACATCCACCACGGGGATTTTGGAGGGGGGAGACCTTGCCCCCCTTTATCAAATCACTGTGGATTCTTCCAACAATACGCTGGCAGGAATCCGTGACGCCATTAACGCTTTCGGTGGACCGTTCTCGGCGGCCATTGTGAACGATGGGGATGCCACCCAACCATACCGCCTGTCCATCGTGAGCCGTTATTCCGGTGAATCGGCTCAAATCGCCTTGACGTCCTCCGATCCCGGTCTCACGTTTATTGAAACCCAAACGGCTCAAGACGCCCAGGTGGAGATCGGAACGACGGCACCTCAACTCTTCAAAAGCCGGACCAATGTGTTTGCTTCGGCGATCCAAGGAGTTTCTTTTACTTTGGCCGCGGCCGACGTCAATAAGACCGTTGACATCAAAGTGGAATCCAATGTGCAGGATGCGGTGTCCACCGTTAAAACATTTATTGAATCCTATAACGCCATTGTCTCGGCGTTGGCCAAAGAAAACTCCTACAACGCGGAAACGAAATCCAAAGGTGGGCCACTGTTCAATAACCCGTTGCTTTCCACCGCTGTCGCTGGAATTACGGATTCCATCATTTCGCCCGTTAATGGGTTAAGTACCCAAGTGTCCTCCCTTTTCCAGATTGGGGTAAAGGCGGGCCAGGGGGGACTCTTGGAAATCGATGAGGCCATCCTCTCGGATTGGACCAAAAACAATTTCACTGACGTTCAGGCTCTGTTCACGAGTACGTTGAACGGTGCACTGGCGGCCACGCGCACGGCTTCCAGCACCGCGTCAGGGTATGACGTCAATCGGGTATCCAATGGGGTCATTGATCCTGTTCGTTTTGGCCCGGACCCGAGCGATGGGTGGATGGACGACACCGCCTCTACTTTCCCAGACTATGTGACGCTGCAATTTTCTTCTCCTCGCACGGTGACCCGAGCGGTTGTCCACACGCTGGACACGGACGCGAACCCCGTGGCCTCCTGGGGTCTCAAAGATTATGACCTTCAGGCGCTCCGGATCGGGGGAAATCCCGCGGAAGAATCCCACTGGACTTCTTTGGCGTCGGTGCGGGGGAACACCCGCGGGGTCAACTCCCAGGTGATCAATTATTTTACGGAACAACTTCGGGTCAAGGTATTGGATGTTCACGCCGCGGATGGGCTCTCCCGGATTGTGGAATTCGAAGCGTTTGAGGCGACGGGAACAAGCCGCCGGACCAGCGCGTTTATCTCTCGCATAGCGGACAACGTGGATGGAATCTTTTCTTCAGCTCGAAAAGAAGTGACGGAGGAGCGCAATCGTCTGGAAACCCAAATTTCAGCCACCAATGAACGGGTGGACCGGGAAATGGCTCGGTTGGAAAAACAATTCATTCAGATGGAACAGGCCATGTCCCGGAACCAAACCAACAGTCAGGCCTTATCGAATTTTTTAAATAACGGAGTGGTTCAATCATCTTCACGATAG
- a CDS encoding prepilin-type N-terminal cleavage/methylation domain-containing protein has product MRRNNTGFSLIEVMLAVFVISICLLGVLKLMSTSQRSLTDSLGSLQAQASGEELLQQIRLMRWDQGSVPGVQMSLTGVPLPQVTSAFPPTPRVALEHWSGYTDVDNSRLPFGPFTRSVQVRFVRLNPRNNLVVNHNPQHRKRVTVQVTSRHSTATVTSVFYNLP; this is encoded by the coding sequence GTGAGACGAAACAACACAGGATTCTCCTTGATTGAAGTGATGCTGGCGGTCTTTGTCATTTCCATTTGTTTGTTGGGCGTTTTGAAACTCATGTCCACTTCCCAACGATCTCTTACGGACAGTCTGGGGTCATTGCAAGCACAGGCCTCTGGCGAGGAACTGCTTCAACAAATTCGATTGATGCGATGGGACCAAGGATCCGTGCCGGGGGTTCAGATGTCCTTGACCGGCGTCCCCCTTCCACAAGTCACATCGGCCTTCCCTCCAACCCCACGGGTAGCCCTGGAACATTGGAGCGGGTACACGGATGTGGACAACTCTCGTCTTCCTTTTGGGCCGTTCACTCGTTCCGTCCAGGTCCGTTTTGTTCGTTTGAATCCGAGAAATAATTTGGTCGTTAACCATAACCCGCAGCACCGCAAACGAGTGACGGTTCAAGTCACGAGTCGGCACAGCACCGCAACAGTGACTTCAGTCTTCTACAATCTCCCATGA
- the thiI gene encoding tRNA 4-thiouridine(8) synthase ThiI, translating into MKNVVVIHYSELGTKGGNRRVFERKFAEDIRRRLGPNALKVRLESARVIAELPSPCFRENIERALEQVFGVAWYAFGTLFPWSPEDPGYEKIEAAALGEARRDPHLKSFRMNARRSIKTYPFSSQDICVRLGGAVMTGSGLTVDLHQPDLVIQVEVLEREIAVVSGRVNGVRGMPHSSSGRMLCLFSGGIDSPVAAWLMMRRGARVDLLHFHPYRSSEEVLGTKIIGLFEALKIWNPDLRLFLVPHDRYQVSASLSVPTSFETVFFRRFMFRAAEVMGRRLEYQALITGDSLGQVASQTIENLLAVQTDLSLSVFQPVIAYDKNSIIDLARKINVFDLAIQPYKDCCSLMAKKPKTNVAVSIIRRLEMELDMGKMIEESLALASLWDGKTLRAVPGKIRKGMLRSVPSPVLPPPPSPGPSAHPLPPASEGTLP; encoded by the coding sequence ATGAAAAACGTCGTCGTGATTCATTATTCGGAGTTGGGGACCAAAGGCGGAAACCGCCGGGTTTTTGAACGCAAGTTCGCTGAAGACATCCGCCGTCGGTTGGGCCCGAACGCCCTTAAAGTCCGGTTGGAAAGCGCGCGGGTGATCGCGGAACTGCCCTCTCCCTGTTTTCGAGAAAATATTGAACGGGCCCTGGAACAGGTTTTCGGTGTGGCGTGGTATGCTTTTGGAACACTGTTCCCCTGGTCTCCCGAAGACCCCGGTTATGAAAAAATAGAGGCGGCCGCGTTGGGTGAGGCCCGCCGTGACCCCCATCTAAAATCCTTTCGGATGAACGCACGGCGTTCGATCAAAACCTACCCCTTCTCCTCTCAAGATATTTGTGTTCGATTGGGGGGGGCCGTGATGACGGGCTCAGGTTTAACCGTTGATCTTCACCAACCGGATTTGGTTATTCAAGTCGAAGTACTCGAACGTGAAATCGCTGTTGTTTCTGGCCGCGTGAACGGGGTGCGGGGGATGCCGCACTCCTCATCGGGGCGAATGTTGTGTCTCTTTTCAGGGGGGATCGATTCGCCCGTGGCGGCGTGGCTCATGATGCGGCGTGGGGCGCGGGTGGACCTTCTGCATTTCCATCCCTACCGGTCTTCCGAGGAAGTCCTCGGGACAAAAATCATCGGTTTGTTTGAGGCACTCAAAATATGGAACCCGGACCTGCGCCTGTTTCTTGTCCCCCACGATCGATATCAAGTGTCGGCGTCTTTGAGTGTTCCGACTTCCTTCGAGACCGTCTTCTTTCGCCGGTTCATGTTTCGAGCGGCGGAAGTGATGGGGCGGCGGTTGGAATACCAGGCGCTCATCACGGGGGACAGTCTTGGCCAGGTGGCCAGTCAAACCATCGAAAATTTATTGGCGGTGCAAACGGATTTATCGCTCTCTGTATTTCAGCCGGTTATTGCCTACGACAAAAATTCCATCATCGATCTGGCTAGGAAAATCAATGTTTTTGACTTGGCCATTCAACCCTATAAAGACTGTTGTTCTCTCATGGCCAAGAAACCCAAAACCAACGTGGCGGTATCGATCATTCGCCGTTTGGAAATGGAACTCGATATGGGCAAAATGATCGAGGAGTCTTTGGCCCTGGCGTCCTTGTGGGATGGGAAAACACTTCGTGCGGTCCCTGGGAAAATCAGGAAGGGGATGCTCCGATCTGTTCCTTCCCCCGTGCTTCCACCCCCACCCTCTCCCGGGCCTTCGGCCCACCCTCTCCCGCCAGCGAGCGAGGGAACTTTACCTTAA